Part of the Helicobacter bilis genome is shown below.
AAAGAAGTGTTAGAATCTGCCCTAGATATAGCAAATAATCCCACAAAGCTTAAAGAATACAAACTGCAAGGACTACAAAAGCAACTCAATAATCTTAATAACAATGAAGCCTATCATATAGAAAAAAGCAGGGAATATGACAAAGCTAGATACGCAAAGGATAGAGAAGAGCTAGAAAAGAAATCTATGCGTTAAAAGATTCTATAACTATGCAAAGTAACGCCCATTTAGGAAGTGGATTGATAAGCGGTAGTGCAGCAGGAATTGAAACAGATGAGAATGGAAACATTGTAGGATTTAATCCTGCTAAGTTTGCCGCTGGATTCTTAGGTGGAGTAGCTGGGAGCAAGGCGGTAAGCAAGATTTATAAGAATAAATCCGCACAAAGATACGCTACACTAGCTATTAAAAGCATTCAACAAGACTATAAATCTTTGAGTGAGAATAATCCAGCTATGTTTGCTAAAATAATGCAAAAGTTTAATCCTAGAGATTTCTTAAAAGGTAAAAAGCAAGTGCAAGAAGTAAGTAAGGATATTTTTAATAAAGAATTAGCACAAGAAATAGAATCTGCTTTAAAAAATGGCAAAGTAGAGACAATGCCACAGGCAGAGTTTAGAAATAGAGAAGAGTTTGCAAAAATGTTTGATAGTATAAAAGGCAATAAGGGTGTTATCAAAACGCCCATAGGTAATGTCGAGTGTAGTATATCTTATGCTTATAGGCATTTTGCCCACAATACGCACAACACAGACAGAGAAAACATAAAAGGCGGTTTCTTTAAAACCTTTAAAGACCCATTGTTTATCGTAGAGCAGGCAAGAGAAGGACAAAGTAGCCCTAGCGTGTATTTCTATAAGCCATTTTACGATAATGACAAAAAGCTAATGAATTTGTTTGGAATAGGGATACAAGGGCATAATGTAGAATTTAAAACATATTACTTTGATAAAAAGAGAAATAGGTTAAAAGAAATACTGACAAGTGATAAGATTAAAATAGTGTATATGAAAGAGTGAGTTTTATGTCCCACCTCTTTTGCAATCTACCCAACAAAAGAGAGTTTTAGCTTCAAGCCTCTCTAGTAGTATTGAGATGGGGCAAGTCGCACGACATAAAACTTCAAGGCAAATTATACCACAAAAAAAAGGATTTAACATGATAGACACAAAAAATCTCACTCTAAAGAAATTCCAAGAGAATTTTGATTTTCAGAATCTTAGTTTTTTATAGAAGCTAAGATGAAAGATAGCTAAATTATAAAGACGCCTTAGATAGCTTTGTAAAGTATATGCCAAAATATGTTTTAATAGAGCTATGCTTTTACAGATGACCAAAAGGCTTTAGCTTATAGTGATTTTATGGCTAAAACATTTTTAGGCGTATTTCAAAGTGCAGTCCAAACAGCATTAACCATAGACCAAAACGAAGTAGCTACAAGAGACGCACAAAATCAAAGTGCATTAGGCATACTAGGCAAAATAACAATAAAAGAAAAAAGAAGTAGTATGCTATCCAATCAAGTGAAAGAAAGCTTTTTTAAGATACAAGCAAGTAAAATGCAAACAGCTCAACTTCAAGCTCAAGCCAAATATTAACATGAAAGAGAAGATAAAATCAAGGCAGAAGTATTACATAAAAGTGCCAATGATAACGCACAGATAAATAAGGCTAATTGCCAAAAACATTAATCAGTAATAGCTATCAAAATGTCCTATCAAATGCAAATAAACCAGACTTGCTTAAAAGCTATGATATGCAGCAAACCACCGTGAATGCACTCAAAGCAATAGGTGAAGCTCCAATCAGTGATTATACAGATGAGTGGAAAAAGGTGCAAATACCTGACTACAATACAGACTTTGATACTACTATTTTAGAGATATATGCTACTAAAAGCGTGATAGCTATTGATGAAGTGATAGGATTTCATATTGTTACTTCCATAGAGTTAGTAGAAGTTGAATGGGATTTTGGTGATGGCGAAGTGAGTAGCCAAAAGGATAATATACTAAAGTCTTTTAGTAAAGAAGGCTCATATAATGTAAGATTGAAAGCCCTAGTAGAAGTTGAGAATAAAGACTATGTCAATGATAAAGACCAAGATAAGTTTGTGCTTAAAGAATACTTTAGGGATTTAGAGATATTGGTGTGTTAAGTGTGTGTTTTGCTAGTGTTTAAATGTGCTAGATTCTGTAAACTTTACATTTATTTTTTATTACGATTTAATGGTTTTTAGTTGCAAAAATAACATTAAAATTTAGTGTTTTTTTGTTTCTACACAATAAATAATATCTTTCAAAAAAATGAGAAAAAGCAATAAGACTAAAAAATAAAAAATGGTAAAGAAAGTTTAAAATCCATACTGCTTTCCATAAAAATTACATAAATACCACACTTTACAAAAAAACACTGCAAAACAAAATACTAAAGCTTTAAAACCATCTTCTAGAATCTATCATGCATAGCAAATACTAACCAACAGATTCCATAAACTTCACGCGCAACATTCCACTCCACAAGTTTTATTGACAAAAACTATTATTTAGCACAACAAACCAAGTAAAATCTCTCTTTTAAAGAAAATGAATATCATTATACTTATTTTTAAGATATAATCATGTGGTTAATTCAATATTACATAAGGTTATATCATGCAAAATGAAGCACTAGATATATTAAAAGATTATAACAATCTGGAAAATTTTGGCTATTTAATACTCTTTTTCTATTCTATGGGTGGGGGCTATATTGCCATACTTACAGCAGCAGCCTTATCGAGTGTAGGCACACTTGATTTAACTTTTAGCATAATTGTAGCAATTTGTGGTAACGCACTTGGTAGCTCTTTGTTTGCTTTATTTGCAAGGACACAACAAGCAGAGGTAAGAAGAATGTTTGGCAAACATAGGCGAAAAATCGCTTGTATGTATCTTATGACAAAAAAGTATGATTGGGGCTTATTTATTGTAAGCAAATATTTACATGGAATCCGCTCTTTTGTGCCACTTGCAGTTGGCATTAGTCAGTATAATTTGACAAAATTTGTATTTATTAATTGCATTGGGGCAGTCATTTGGGGTATTTCTTTGGGTATTGCTGGATATTATGCAAGTGGATTTTTATTTGATATTATCAAAATGTTATTGGCATATCCGTATGCGCTGCCGGCTGTATTTGTGGGGATTTTTATTTTTATCGCATCTTTATTATTTATTAAAAAGAAGATTCAATCTAGCAGGATATTACAAGAATAAGTAATAATTTGCATATTAGTAAAGTTATGCTAAAATTTCACTCTTCTTTATATACTCCCACATATCAAGAATACGCAAAAATAAATTAAGGTTTTATAGTGGAAAAGATTTTAGATATAGTTGAAATGATAGCGTCAGAAAATGGTTTGCCACAAGACCAAGTCGTATTAGCGATTAAAGATTCTATGGTAAAAATGGCAAAAAAAGAGATTAACGAGAATGCAAACTTTGTTGTTATAGAAGATTGGAGTGCAAAAGAATTGCGTCTAGTGCAAAAGATGATTGTATGCGATGATTCCTCTTTTAGCAAAGATTTAGAATCTACGCATATCCCTCTAAATGAAGCTAGAAGCCTTGTAGAGAATGTAAATACAGGTGATGAGCTTGAGTATCAAATCAATTTAGAGGGTATGAATCGCAATGCGGTAAATAATATATTCCATGATATTACCTATCAGATTCAAAAGCTAAACGAGCAAGAGATATTAAAAGCGTTTGAAAAAGATATAGGTCATATTGTAATCGGGCAGGTAGTGCATGTCGATGATGAGGGGAATACTTCCATAGAGATAGGTGAAACTCGTGCGATATTATCGCTTAAAAATCGCATTAAAGGTGAGAAGTTTAAAGTCGGGCAGCCAGTGCGATCTATCCTAAAATCTGTTAGAATCACAAAAAATGGTGTTAAAATCGAGCTTTCACGCACAACACCAAAGCTACTAGAAGAGCTACTCATGCTTGAAGTGCCAGAAATAAAAGATGGCGAAGTCTCAATCTATAAAATCGCACGCATACCCGGTGAAAAGGCAAAAGTAGCCCTTTATACAAATAATCCAAAGATTGATCCAATCGGCTCTGCTGTCGGTGCAAGAGGCGTGAGAATTAATGCTGTAAGCAAAGAATTACACGGCGAAAATATAGACTGCATTGAATACTCAAGTGTGCCAGAAATCTTTGTAGCAAAGTCTCTATCACCAGCCCAAGTTATTTCTGTGAAATTGCAGAAAGCAGATACAGAAGAAGAAAAGCCAAAGGCAATAGTGCAAATCGCAAAATCACAAAAGTCAAAAGCCATTGGTAAAGCAGGTGTGAATATCCGCCTTGCAAGTATGCTAACAGGCTATGACTTTGAGTTACAAGAAGTAGCTGATAAGCCTAGCGAGCAAATAACAACTAAAGATTCCACAGAAAAAGATGAAGACAAAAAGCTAGGACTAGAAGCATTAGAATCTCTTTTTAAAGGCAACTCATAATGGCATTACTCTCACTCAATGAGATAAGTAAGCAATATGATACAAAGCTACTTTTAAAAGAAACGCATTTTAGTGTTGACACACATGAAAAAGTCGCAATAATAGGCAAAAATGGCTGTGGTAAAAGCACACTTTTACAAATCATAGAAGGAAAAATAGCACAAGATTCTGGACAAAGAATTGTAAAAAATGATATTGAGATTCTATCCCTGCCGCAACATATTAGCTTTAATCCCAATCATAGCGTAACAGAAGTACTTGAAAATAGCCTTTATAATCTCAAGCAATCACATAAAAGACTACAAGAAATCATGCAGCAAGAAGACTTTGCAAACAATGCCTTGCTATCAACAGAATATAATATGCTACATTCATACATTGATAGGCATGATGGCTGGGATTTGGATCTTAAAGTAAAAAATATTATGCACTCTTTTGGACTAGAATGCTTTGCTGATAGACTTGCTATAACGCTAAGTGGGGGCGAGCAAAAAAGGATTATGTTAGCAAGCATTCTTATTAAAAGTGCGGATATTATTATCCTTGATGAGCCGACAAACCACCTTGATGTAGATATGGTTGCTTTCTTAGAAAATTATTTGAAAAACATGCAAGCAAGTATTATTTTTATCAGTCATGATAGATATTTTATTGATAATCTTGCTACAAGGATTGTAGAGCTTGATAATGCTAAGCTTACAAATTTTAGCGGTGGTTACCTTTCATATCTTCAAGCAAAAGCACAAATGCTAGCAAATCTCATGAAAGAAAATGAAGCCTTAAAAAAGATTCTAAAAACAGAAGAGCAATGGCTACAAAAAGGCGTGCAAGCAAGAAGAAAAAGAAATGAAGGCAGAAAAGAGCGGCTAATGCAGTTGCGAGAAAAAGTAAAATCCATGCCAAGCCTTGCTAGAAGTATCACTCAAACACTTGAAAAAACACTCAAAGAATTGCCAAAAGATTCTATAAAAAACACAAAGAAAATGCTATTTGAATTAAAAGATATTACACTTTATATCCATGATAAGCCACTTCTTAAGAATCTTAATCTGCGTATTATGCAGCAAGAAAAAATCGCCATTGTAGGAAAAAATGGCAGCGGTAAAAGCACTTTGCTTCATTGTCTTTTGCATGAAGACCCCTTATTTCTAAAAGCAAAAGGCATTCATTTTCAAGGCGAGATATTAAGAGGCGATATAAATATTGGCTATTTTGACCAGCATAAAAAAATGCTAGATTCCACAAAAACACTCATTGAGACATTTTGCCCTAATGGCGGGGATAGAGTGAGTGTGCGTGGCAAAAATATACATGTGTATGGCTATCTCAAAAGTTTTTTATTTCCTAAGGAAGATTTAGATAAAAAGATAGGTATGCTTAGCGGTGGGGAGCAATCAAGGGTGGCACTTGCCCTATTGTTTTCAAAGCAGTATGACTGCCTTATCCTTGATGAACCTACAAATGACTTAGACATTGCGACAATGAATATTTTAGAAGATTATCTTATGCAAAGTGAATGTGCCATCATTTTTGTAAGCCATGATAGATATTTTACAGATAAAATCGCACAGCGACTTTTAGTCTTACAAAATTCTATGGATTCTATGCAGCAAAACTATATTATCACTCATGCGAAATATAGTGAGTTTTTAGACACACAAAGCGAGTTGCAAGAGATTTATACATTGCAAAATGAACTCAAAGATTCTAAAGGACAAGATTCTATACAGACTGAAACAAAATCTAATAAAACACAAGAGATTCCAAAAAATGAAGCAAAACCAAAAAAGCTAAGCTATAAAGACCAAAGGGAATATGATAGCTTAGAAGAAGATATAGAGAGACTTGAAGCATGTATTAAAGATTTAGAATATAAGCTAGGCACACCAAGTGAATACGAAAAATATGGAATCCAAACTTTAAGTAATGAATTAGAAGAAGCAAAAAAAGCCCTTGATTATAAATGGCAGAGATATGAAGAATTGAGTATGAAACTATAAAGTGTTCCGTTCAAAATCTCAACTATTTGAGTGGGTGCAAAATAATAAGATATTAGATTCTATATTTTAAGCGAGTAAATCTGGTTTAACTTGCTTCTATATTGTGTAATATTGTCACTATTAATAAAAAATTATTTTATAAGATTTTTAGTTTTCTAAATCAAACTTTCTACTTTAATCGATTATTTTTTATTACAAAACATTTTGTTTATAATATATAGAGATTTTTACATATCTTTTCCAAAAATTCTATATATCATAATAAAATATTAGGGATAATGATTTATTTCAAGTTTCTTAATCACTTAGAATTTGATTTTGCTTAAAAACTTTTAAGCATAAGAATGTTTTAAATTTAGCTAATTCACAAAAAAACTAAAAGAAGTGATAAAACCGCATTCCATGCTTAAAATTGCAGAATCTACAACTTTAACATAAGATATTTATTAATGCTCCTCAATTGGCACAAGTCGGCTTTCCATATTTTGTTCTGTTTCATAAGCAGCAATTATTTCTCGCACTCTTTCGCCTTCAATCACCTCTTTTTCAAGTAGCTCTTGTGCCATAGTCTCAATAGCACCGCGATAATCGCGTAAAGTTTGTTTGACATGTGTGTAATGCTCTTCTAGCTTTGTTTGGATAAAGGTATCCATTTTTTGTGCGGTTTCGTTGCTATATTCTCTTGAGTTACCACCGCCACCGCCAAGGAATCTATTTCTAGCAGTAAAGTCTTCAAGCACCATAAGCCCAGAAACATCAGTCATACCATAATATACTGCCATGTTTTTAAGAATGCCTGTCGCACGGCGTAAATCATCAGAAGCACCATTTGATATTTCTTCTAAAAAGACTTCTTCAGCGCCCCTACCACCAAGCAATACATCAATGGTTGCTAACATTTCATGCTTTTGTTCTAAATGGCGATTTTCTTCAGGTGTGTGTAGCGTATAGCCCAACGCACCCATGCCACGCGGGATAATAGAGACTTTATTTACCCTATGTGCCCCTTTTGTAACCTCACCCATTAAAGCATGTCCGCTTTCATGATAAGCGACTATCTTTTTCTCTTTTGGTGAAAGTCTGCGGGATTTCTTCTCTAAGCCTATCATAGTTCGTTCCATCGCTTCTTTGAAATGCTTTTGTGAGACTTCTTTTTTATTCTCTCTACCTGCAAGTAGTGCTGCTTCATTAATAATATTTGCCAAATCAGCACCTGCTAAACCAGCCGTAAATTTCGCGATTTCATTTAAATCCACATCTCTACTTAATTTCACACCTTTAATATGCACTTTTAGAATCTCAATACGCCCTTTAAAGTCCGGTGCATCAACTAATACTTGTCTATCAAATCTGCCCGGTCTAAGAAGTGCTGGATCAAGGATTTCAGGTCTGTTTGTAGCGGCTAAAACAATAACGGGTGCATTACTGCCAAATCCATCCATTTCTGCTAAAAGCTGATTTAGTGTCTGCTCTCTTTCATCATTGCCACCGACAACAGACCCTGCCGCACGGCTTTTTCCTATCGCATCAATCTCATCGATAAAGATAATACTTGGGGCTTCCTTTTTTGCCTTTTCAAATAAATCACGCACACGACTTGCACCAAGCCCCACAAACATTTCAATAAAGCTACTACCACTCATTGAGAAAAAGGGGACATTCGCTTCCCCTGCGACAGCCTTTGCAAGTAAGGTTTTACCAGTCCCCGGAGGTCCTACAAGTAATACACCCTTTGGAATCTTCGCTCCAACTGCTGCATATCTATCAGGGTATTTTAAGAAATCCACGACTTCTACAACCTCTTCTTTTGCTTCCTTGTTACCTGCCATATCATCAAATCGCACATTTGGTCGTTCTGCATTAATCAACTTGTTTGCATTGCCTAACCCAAACATACCGCCACCCATATTGCGTTGTATGCGACTTGTTAAAAGCATCCAAAGTCCTATGAAAATAAACATAGGGAGTAGCCAACCGATTAAATCTGTAAAAAAGTTTTGCTCACTAAATCCGCTATAGCTTACCTTATGTTCGTCTAAAAGCGGCACAAGCGTTGTATCTTGCACTTTTTTTGTTGTGTAATAGATAGTGGGATTGATAGTTTTACTCACACCTTTTACCATTGTTTGACCGATAGATACACTCTGAATCTGCCCGCTTTTAATAAGCTGTTTAAACTCTGAATATTCAATCGTTTGACTAACGCTATTACCACCTAATCTACCAAAAATACTAGAATCATCAGTAGAAAAAGACTTATATAAAATGATTGATACAATTCCAAGAATAATAAAAATAAAAACAGGATTTTTTGATATTGGCGGTTTGCCATTGTTTGAATCATTATTTGCCATTTTTTCCTCTTTTAAAAATACAAAATTACGCAATTATATTATTTTTTTATAAACTTGAAACATAACCATTCATCAATTTGCTTTTTTTCTAGTAGGGTTAGCTCTTTAAAACCTTCAAGTATTTTTGCTTCATGCTCTTGTAAAATGCCAGATAAAATCAAGATTCCATCTTGTTTGAGATAAAATATTAAATCTTTTTTAAGCAGTAAAAGCACAGAGCTAACAATATTTGCACATATTACATCATAGCTTTTTGGCACTTCAAATTGCTTTAAACTCTGCAAGCTACCCTGCCATATTTCTTTGTATAAAAGGTTGTTTATCGCAAAGTTTTTCTTACTTTGATTGCAAGCTTCTATATCTGTATCACACGCATATATATTTGCATGCAGTTTTGCGGCAACAAGCGATAAAATGCCACTACCACAACCTACATCAAGCATGTTTTTATCGCTTAAGTCCAGTTTGCTAAGCAAGTCAATACACATAGCTGTTGTCGCATGGTGTCCGCTCCCAAAGCTAAGTGATGGATCAATGATTAGATTCTCATAATCCCTATTTTCTTCATGCCAACTTGGGCGGATATAGAATCTAGCGCATATAACAGGTTTTATACTTTGCTTGTATTCTGTAATCCAGTCTTTATTTTGACATAAGAAAATATTTGCATTGATTGTAATTTGTGGAATCTTGGGGGTATATTTTGGGCTATTTTTACAAAAAAGTAAATGCTTTGCTTGTGCTTTTTTTAGCTTTTTATTTGCATGGGCTATAAGTTTCTTATTAAGAAAATCGCCTTTTTTCTCTTTTAAATTCCTTTGGGCTAGTAACTCTTTGGCTATAAAAGGCGTGTAAGAAGATTGTTTAAAATCATAATGGCATGAATGCAGATTCTGTGTTTCTCTCTGTGTTTTCATGATCTTTTTAGATGAAATAAGTGGTAGGTTATAAAGCATTATCTCATCTGTGTTTATATCAAAACTTTTTGCTATCTCTTGTATTTTTATATGTATTTCTTGCAAAATAGATTCTATCTCACTTTGAGATTTATCTGTCCGCCAGATAAGCTTTTGTCCTTTAGAATCTAGTGATAGCATATTACTATCAAGCTGTTTTCCTTTTATCGTGTATGGCAATAGCTGATTATCATTCATTGGAATCCTTTTTCTAGTCTTTAAAATGGGTAGTCAATGCGAAATTATAACAAAACAAAGCATGGATATAAATTTACACTACAAAGCAAAAACCTATAAAAATACATTATAATTACGCAATTTATACAAGCGAGAAAACAATGACAAATAAGCGTTATACAGATTCTGAAATATTAGATCTCATGCAAAATGCTTCTCTCAAAGAGTTAGGCAAAATGGCGTATGAAACTAAGAAGGCATTACACCCTGATAATATCACTTCATTCATTGTAGATAG
Proteins encoded:
- a CDS encoding PKD domain-containing protein yields the protein MPKTLISNSYQNVLSNANKPDLLKSYDMQQTTVNALKAIGEAPISDYTDEWKKVQIPDYNTDFDTTILEIYATKSVIAIDEVIGFHIVTSIELVEVEWDFGDGEVSSQKDNILKSFSKEGSYNVRLKALVEVENKDYVNDKDQDKFVLKEYFRDLEILVC
- a CDS encoding DedA family protein yields the protein MQNEALDILKDYNNLENFGYLILFFYSMGGGYIAILTAAALSSVGTLDLTFSIIVAICGNALGSSLFALFARTQQAEVRRMFGKHRRKIACMYLMTKKYDWGLFIVSKYLHGIRSFVPLAVGISQYNLTKFVFINCIGAVIWGISLGIAGYYASGFLFDIIKMLLAYPYALPAVFVGIFIFIASLLFIKKKIQSSRILQE
- the nusA gene encoding transcription termination factor NusA is translated as MEKILDIVEMIASENGLPQDQVVLAIKDSMVKMAKKEINENANFVVIEDWSAKELRLVQKMIVCDDSSFSKDLESTHIPLNEARSLVENVNTGDELEYQINLEGMNRNAVNNIFHDITYQIQKLNEQEILKAFEKDIGHIVIGQVVHVDDEGNTSIEIGETRAILSLKNRIKGEKFKVGQPVRSILKSVRITKNGVKIELSRTTPKLLEELLMLEVPEIKDGEVSIYKIARIPGEKAKVALYTNNPKIDPIGSAVGARGVRINAVSKELHGENIDCIEYSSVPEIFVAKSLSPAQVISVKLQKADTEEEKPKAIVQIAKSQKSKAIGKAGVNIRLASMLTGYDFELQEVADKPSEQITTKDSTEKDEDKKLGLEALESLFKGNS
- the abc-f gene encoding ribosomal protection-like ABC-F family protein, yielding MALLSLNEISKQYDTKLLLKETHFSVDTHEKVAIIGKNGCGKSTLLQIIEGKIAQDSGQRIVKNDIEILSLPQHISFNPNHSVTEVLENSLYNLKQSHKRLQEIMQQEDFANNALLSTEYNMLHSYIDRHDGWDLDLKVKNIMHSFGLECFADRLAITLSGGEQKRIMLASILIKSADIIILDEPTNHLDVDMVAFLENYLKNMQASIIFISHDRYFIDNLATRIVELDNAKLTNFSGGYLSYLQAKAQMLANLMKENEALKKILKTEEQWLQKGVQARRKRNEGRKERLMQLREKVKSMPSLARSITQTLEKTLKELPKDSIKNTKKMLFELKDITLYIHDKPLLKNLNLRIMQQEKIAIVGKNGSGKSTLLHCLLHEDPLFLKAKGIHFQGEILRGDINIGYFDQHKKMLDSTKTLIETFCPNGGDRVSVRGKNIHVYGYLKSFLFPKEDLDKKIGMLSGGEQSRVALALLFSKQYDCLILDEPTNDLDIATMNILEDYLMQSECAIIFVSHDRYFTDKIAQRLLVLQNSMDSMQQNYIITHAKYSEFLDTQSELQEIYTLQNELKDSKGQDSIQTETKSNKTQEIPKNEAKPKKLSYKDQREYDSLEEDIERLEACIKDLEYKLGTPSEYEKYGIQTLSNELEEAKKALDYKWQRYEELSMKL
- the ftsH gene encoding ATP-dependent zinc metalloprotease FtsH, with protein sequence MANNDSNNGKPPISKNPVFIFIILGIVSIILYKSFSTDDSSIFGRLGGNSVSQTIEYSEFKQLIKSGQIQSVSIGQTMVKGVSKTINPTIYYTTKKVQDTTLVPLLDEHKVSYSGFSEQNFFTDLIGWLLPMFIFIGLWMLLTSRIQRNMGGGMFGLGNANKLINAERPNVRFDDMAGNKEAKEEVVEVVDFLKYPDRYAAVGAKIPKGVLLVGPPGTGKTLLAKAVAGEANVPFFSMSGSSFIEMFVGLGASRVRDLFEKAKKEAPSIIFIDEIDAIGKSRAAGSVVGGNDEREQTLNQLLAEMDGFGSNAPVIVLAATNRPEILDPALLRPGRFDRQVLVDAPDFKGRIEILKVHIKGVKLSRDVDLNEIAKFTAGLAGADLANIINEAALLAGRENKKEVSQKHFKEAMERTMIGLEKKSRRLSPKEKKIVAYHESGHALMGEVTKGAHRVNKVSIIPRGMGALGYTLHTPEENRHLEQKHEMLATIDVLLGGRGAEEVFLEEISNGASDDLRRATGILKNMAVYYGMTDVSGLMVLEDFTARNRFLGGGGGNSREYSNETAQKMDTFIQTKLEEHYTHVKQTLRDYRGAIETMAQELLEKEVIEGERVREIIAAYETEQNMESRLVPIEEH
- a CDS encoding 50S ribosomal protein L11 methyltransferase — translated: MNDNQLLPYTIKGKQLDSNMLSLDSKGQKLIWRTDKSQSEIESILQEIHIKIQEIAKSFDINTDEIMLYNLPLISSKKIMKTQRETQNLHSCHYDFKQSSYTPFIAKELLAQRNLKEKKGDFLNKKLIAHANKKLKKAQAKHLLFCKNSPKYTPKIPQITINANIFLCQNKDWITEYKQSIKPVICARFYIRPSWHEENRDYENLIIDPSLSFGSGHHATTAMCIDLLSKLDLSDKNMLDVGCGSGILSLVAAKLHANIYACDTDIEACNQSKKNFAINNLLYKEIWQGSLQSLKQFEVPKSYDVICANIVSSVLLLLKKDLIFYLKQDGILILSGILQEHEAKILEGFKELTLLEKKQIDEWLCFKFIKK